One Pyrenophora tritici-repentis strain M4 chromosome 5, whole genome shotgun sequence DNA window includes the following coding sequences:
- a CDS encoding integral membrane protein produces MLDTFEVLTTSGVVLWSRTYVPVGANVINSLIRDVFIEERIQPQAEDAGSKPTYKKEGYTLKWTAAKDLGLIFVAVYQSLVHLTWIDKLLDNVRALFVGLYGEQLKTQNSSVVKCDKFGSYFDRQMQELEGASDSGTPSIKLITPESSTDNDSADETALKPPGLQKPQPSLYDTSADSTPVPTPDTSRPTTPAQSQLLTGKARPLGGKISRRDKKKASAFSSAPVSSGDEASAKKKGKGSKKGRVWGEFGADEEDDSVLDYSRSDIQGDVSGNEALEEIKQETWGRKTNKGEFVLRDLDDEMDAIIAEQNAKKDKDTPAAASGLVGSSLGAIGGLFRNVVGGKTLTKEDLAKPLKGMEEHLLRKNVAREAAVRLCESVERDLVGIKTPSFTTIEKTLKTSMEKALTKILTPTSSLDLLREIQHTNSTTTRPYVLSIVGVNGVGKSTNLSKIAFFLLQNHHRVLIAAADTFRSGAVEQLRVHVDRLKELSQREGGHVDLFEKGYGKDAANIAADAVTFAAKNNFNIVLIDTAGRRHNDQRLMSSLEKFGKLANPDKILMVGEALVGTDSVAQARNFDASFGVGRRLDGFIISKCDTVGDMKRLYAPRTYHEAIEERWKTPSPSSSCLGWIKTFINTSDEFVLNHHSLDAYLYIRFLKVLTIMATVGAVITWPILLPVNAIYGGGQDGLNMLSFSNVVSPSRRFAHAIMAWVFFGWVMYVIGHEMMFLAELRKAYLLSMWNSSCITQRTVLFTGIPAEDLSLEKLQGKFQNAVQITLVPDMGDVEYDIKKLEKANANLEISEIKHLKVLNKRQRNNQSMEDKALRTTHRLKPLIGQKVDSRRYYGGQIKELLPKIDAAQLSHLAGKEKLMNAVFVAFDTMSAAETAFNENLDRRLAKFESRQMGVLREEVIWKNLGISSKNRHKRRILANLFITALIILWTIPVASIGSISSLIYLQPRHQAEMFGISNPIARAILTGLLPAILLAMLMGLVPVICRFVAKLSGAATLSEVEQQTQAWCFAFQVVQVFLVMTFIPSIESIVIQSCNALKDVSTLLIQHPAKSSNFYMSYFILYGLVNASRYLINTPGLLNGILLSKFDKTPRQMYMRYMSFSEPPWASGYSKWATLGVIALSHAVIAPLILGFAAIGLGLVYLVYKYNMLYVYDARIDSKGGFYARALEELMVGVYLGELCLLCLFALGPRVGFVYHGLVFLQAGLIALTIIFHMFLGRELKKMSLFSYKQPNSDNTEASSQEKDLTGYPDGGITAANTSDTQISKRRSSRPDTALIWTLNQPTIHNPAAIRLSPANRSLHKKILPRHTPTADFPVPECTEQDVTEASLHPASAQREVVVWLARNKARSSEAQVKKSWEELEESGLKVTDCGFELNEKGRVAWEEGGVRTAPFLSS; encoded by the exons CTTTGACCGGCAGATGCAAGAGTTGGAAGGCGCAAGCGACTCTGGTACTCCAAGCATCAAGCTCATTACACCGGAATCCAGTACGGACAATGATAGTGCCGACGAAACTGCTCTGAAGCCACCCGGACTACAAAAGCCTCAGCCATCTTTGTACGATACGAGTGCCGACTCGACACCCGTGCCCACACCCGACACTTCACGACCAACTACCCCCGCACAGAGCCAGCTCTTGACCGGCAAGGCGAGGCCTCTTGGAGGAAAGATATCGAGGAGGGACAAGAAGAAGGCGTCTGCCTTTAGTTCGGCGCCCGTGTCGTCGGGCGATGAAGCGTCAGCCAAGAAAAAGGGCAAAGGCTCAAAGAAGGGGAGGGTGTGGGGAGAATTCGGTGCTGATGAGGAGGATGACTCGGTGCTAGACTACTCCCGATCAGACATCCAGGGTGACGTCTCCGGAAACGAAGCGTTGGAAGAGATCAAGCAGGAGACGTGGGGCCGCAAGACAAACAAGGGTGAGTTTGTCTTGAGGGATCTTGATGATGAGATGGATGCCATAATTGCCGAGCAGAACGCAAAGAAGGACAAGGACACTCCGGCCGCTGCTAGTGGCCTTGTCGGATCCAGCCTAGGTGCTATCGGAGGACTCTTCAGGAACGTGGTGGGTGGAAAGACGCTCACAAAGGAAGACTTGGCCAAGCCACTCAAGGGCATGGAAGAGCACCTGTTGCGCAAGAACGTAGCACGCGAAGCTGCAGTCCGGTTATGCGAAAGCGTAGAGCGCGATCTTGTAGGCATCAAGACACCCAGTTTTACCA CCATCGAGAAGACCCTCAAGACATCCATGGAGAAGGCCCTAACCAAGATTCTCACCCCAACCTCCTCCCTCGACCTCCTCCGCGAAATTCAACACACAAACTCGACAACAACCCGCCCCTACGTCCTCTCCATCGTCGGCGTCAACGGCGTAGGAAAATCCACAAACCTCTCCAAAATCgccttcttcctcctccAAAACCACCACCGCGTTCTCATCGCCGCAGCAGACACATTCCGCTCCGGCGCCGTCGAGCAACTCCGCGTGCACGTCGACCGCCTCAAAGAACTCTCCCAGCGCGAAGGCGGCCACGTCGACCTCTTCGAAAAAGGCTACGGCAAAGACGCGGCAAACATCGCCGCAGATGCCGTGACGTTTGCGGCGAAAAACAACTTCAACATCGTCCTCATCGACACGGCGGGCCGCCGCCACAACGACCAGCGTCTCATGTCGTCGCTGGAGAAATTCGGTAAACTAGCGAATCCGGATAAAATTCTCATGGTAGGGGAGGCGCTCGTGGGTACGGACTCCGTGGCCCAGGCTCGCAACTTTGATGCGTCGTTTGGCGTGGGGAGACGGCTGGATGGGTTTATTATTTCCAAATGCGATACCGTGGGGGATATG AAACGGCTGTATGCTCCAAGGACATACCACGAGGCCATTGAGGAAAG ATGGAAGACGCCGTCGCCTAGTAGCTCTTGTCTGGGTTGGATCAAGACGTTTATTAACACGAGTGATGAGTTTGTGCTCAATCATCATTCCCTGGATGCGTACTTGTATATCCGGTTTCTCAAGGTGCTTACGATCATGGCAACGGTTGGCGCAGTTATCACGTGGCCGATACTCTTACCTGTTAACGCTATATATGGCGGCGGTCAGGATGGGCTGAACATGCTCAGTTTCTCGAATGTTGTGAGTCCGTCGCGACGGTTTGCTCATGCAATCATGGCCTGGGTCTTCTTCGGCTGGGTCATGTATGTCATCGGTCACGAGATGATGTTCCTGGCGGAGCTGCGGAAAGCATACCTCCTGTCGATGTGGAACTCGAGTTGTATCACGCAACGGACAGTGCTCTTTACCGGCATACCCGCGGAAGATCTCTCGTTGGAGAAGTTACAGGGCAAGTTCCAGAACGCGGTGCAGATTACGCTGGTGCCGGATATGGGCGACGTTGAGTATGATATCAAGAAGCTTGAAAAGGCGAACGCGAACCTTGAGATCAGCGAGATCAAGCACTTGAAGGTTTTAAACAAGCGCCAGAGGAACAACCAATCGATGGAAGACAAGGCGTTGCGAACGACACATCGATTGAAGCCTCTCATCGGACAAAAGGTCGACTCTCGTCGATACTATGGCGGCCAGATCAAAGAACTGCTGCCCAAGATTGACGCAGCACAGCTTTCGCATCTTGCTGGTAAAGAGAAGCTTATGAATGCTGTCTTTGTCGCATTCGACACTATGTCTGCCGCTGAGACCGCCTTTAACGAGAACCTTGATCGGAGACTAGCCAAGTTTGAGTCGAGACAAATGGGTGTATTGCGCGAAGAAGTCATCTGGAAGAATCTCGGAATAAGCTCAAAGAATAGACACAAGCGACGTATTCTTGCAAACCTTTTCATCACGGCACTAATCATACTCTGGACGATCCCCGTCGCAAGTATCGGCAGCATTAGCAGTCTCATCTACCTTCAGCCCAGGCACCAGGCGGAGATGTTCGGCATAAGTAATCCTATCGCTCGTGCTATTTTAACAGGACTTTTACCCGCTATTCTCCTTGCTATGCTTATGGGATTGGTACCTGTCATCTGCCGCT TCGTTGCAAAACTCTCCGGTGCAGCCACTCTCTCCGAAGTCGAACAACAGACCCAAGCATGGTGCTTTGCATTCCAGGTAGTCCAAGTCTTCCTTGTTATGACTTTTATCCCCAGTATCGAATCGATAGTCATCCAATCCTGCAATGCCCTCAAAGACGTCTCGACGCTCCTCATCCAGCATCCGGCCAAGTCTTCCAATTTCTACATGTCCTATTTCATTCTCTATGGCTTGGTAAATGCATCCCGGTATCTAATCAATACACCGGGCCTGCTAAACGGAATCCTTCTCAGCAAGTTTGACAAGACGCCAAGGCAGATGTACATGCGCTACATGTCCTTCAGCGAACCACCGTGGGCCTCTGGGTACTCCAAATGGGCCACTTTGGGTGTCATCGCCTTGTCTCACGCCGTGATTGCGCCGCTTATTCTGGGCTTTGCCGCCATCGGTCTGGGTCTTGTTTACCTGGTATACAAATACAACATGCTATACGTATACGATGCACGCATCGACTCCAAAGGCGGCTTTTACGCCCGCGCCCTTGAAGAGCTAATGGTTGGTGTATACCTCGGCGAGCTATGTCTCCTCTGTCTCTTTGCGCTCGGCCCGAGAGTTGGGTTTGTCTACCATGGACTTGTATTTCTTCAAGCAGGTCTCATTGCTTTGACGATCATCTTTCATATGTTCTTGGGGAGAGAGCTTAAGAAAATGAGCCTTTTCAGCTACAAACAGCCCAACAGCGACAACACGGAAGCGTCAAGCCAGGAGAAAGACCTCACGGGCTACCCCGACGGTGGTATCACCGCTGCAAACACTAGTGATACCCAAATCTCTAAGCGTCGCTCATCTCGCCCCGATACTGCCCTTATATGGACCTTGAATCAACCAACCATCCACAACCCTGCAGCAATCCGTCTTTCTCCAGCCAATCGCTCCCTCCACAAAAAAATCCTTCCCAGACACACGCCCACCGCCGACTTCCCCGTCCCGGAGTGCACCGAGCAAGACGTAACAGAAGCATCCCTACATCCTGCGTCGGCACAGAGGGAAGTCGTTGTATGGTTAGCGAGAAACAAGGCAAGATCTAGTGAGGCGCAGGTTAAGAAGTCTTGGGAGGAGCTTGAGGAATCAGGGCTCAAGGTTACAGATTGCGGGTTTGAGTTGAATGAGAAGGGAAGGGTGGCTTGGGAGGAGGGAGGCGTACGGACAGCACCGTTCCTATCCTCGTAA